The following are encoded together in the Streptomyces tsukubensis genome:
- a CDS encoding AraC family transcriptional regulator, with translation MLREPPRAYAKICLDRPPDVASLGVGVHGTVSPRDVFRLPDLWQLHVYQYTADLVVDGVRHVVRPGHVSLVPPGAVVEFRYRGRSEHLYAHFALPMAEDGETLELPVVQAAGAASPALSDLLRQAVAAAPHHPARAAAELWAVLWRVAGLATRTGGGTGEDTPVDAAVAHIESHLAGPLTVPDVAAAAGVSHNHLGRLFKAATGDTVVAYIRQRRMERARHLLRESTLSIPAVAASVGIGDLQAFNKVCRRELGLSPRAVRAGE, from the coding sequence ATGCTGAGGGAGCCTCCCCGCGCGTACGCGAAGATCTGCCTGGACCGGCCGCCTGACGTGGCCAGTCTGGGAGTGGGCGTACACGGAACGGTGTCGCCGCGCGACGTCTTCCGACTGCCCGACCTGTGGCAGCTGCACGTGTACCAGTACACGGCCGACCTCGTCGTCGACGGCGTACGACATGTCGTCAGGCCGGGCCATGTGAGCCTGGTGCCTCCGGGAGCGGTGGTCGAATTCCGTTACCGGGGCCGCTCCGAGCACCTCTACGCGCACTTCGCCCTCCCCATGGCCGAAGACGGCGAGACACTGGAACTCCCCGTCGTACAGGCCGCGGGCGCCGCCTCGCCCGCCCTGTCCGACCTGCTGCGGCAAGCTGTCGCCGCCGCCCCGCACCACCCCGCGCGCGCGGCGGCCGAGCTGTGGGCGGTGCTGTGGCGGGTGGCGGGACTCGCCACGCGGACGGGCGGCGGGACAGGCGAGGACACCCCGGTGGACGCGGCCGTGGCGCACATCGAGTCGCATCTCGCGGGGCCACTGACCGTGCCGGACGTCGCAGCCGCCGCCGGGGTCTCCCACAACCACCTCGGCAGGCTCTTCAAGGCGGCCACAGGGGACACCGTCGTCGCCTACATCCGACAGCGCAGGATGGAGCGGGCGCGCCATCTGCTGCGCGAGTCGACCCTGTCGATCCCCGCCGTGGCGGCCTCGGTCGGGATCGGCGACCTCCAGGCGTTCAACAAGGTCTGCCGACGTGAACTCGGCCTGTCGCCCAGGGCGGTACGCGCGGGGGAGTGA
- a CDS encoding cold-shock protein has protein sequence MASGTVKWFNSEKGFGFIEQDGGGPDVFAHYSNIAAQGFRELQEGQKVNFDVTQGQKGPQAENITTA, from the coding sequence ATGGCCAGCGGAACCGTCAAGTGGTTCAACTCGGAAAAGGGCTTCGGCTTCATTGAGCAGGACGGCGGCGGCCCGGACGTCTTCGCCCACTACTCGAACATCGCCGCCCAGGGCTTCCGTGAGCTTCAGGAAGGCCAGAAGGTGAACTTCGACGTCACCCAGGGCCAGAAGGGCCCGCAGGCGGAGAACATCACCACCGCCTGA
- a CDS encoding glutathione peroxidase codes for MTVHDVEIGALQGGSAELAQYRGRALLVVNVASKCGLTPQYSALERLHEQYAERGFSVLGVPSNQFMGQEPGTAQEIAEFCSATYGVTFPLTEKTDVNGEARHALYSELVDTPDAEGHTGDIRWNFEKFLISGDGTVAARFSPQTAPDAPEVVAAIEKVLPA; via the coding sequence ATGACTGTTCATGATGTAGAGATCGGCGCCCTACAGGGCGGTTCGGCGGAACTCGCGCAGTACCGGGGCAGAGCGCTCCTGGTCGTCAACGTGGCCTCCAAGTGCGGGCTCACCCCGCAGTACAGCGCACTGGAGCGGCTCCACGAGCAGTACGCGGAGCGAGGATTCTCCGTCCTGGGTGTGCCCAGCAACCAGTTCATGGGGCAGGAACCCGGCACCGCACAGGAGATCGCCGAGTTCTGCTCGGCGACGTACGGTGTGACGTTCCCGCTGACGGAGAAGACCGACGTCAACGGCGAAGCCAGGCACGCCCTCTACTCCGAGCTGGTCGACACCCCGGACGCCGAGGGCCACACCGGTGACATTCGCTGGAACTTCGAAAAGTTCCTGATCTCCGGCGACGGCACCGTCGCGGCACGGTTCTCCCCGCAGACCGCGCCCGACGCCCCCGAGGTCGTCGCGGCCATCGAGAAGGTCCTGCCGGCCTGA
- a CDS encoding ATP-binding protein, protein MIGGNRFAQVEYALPRTAASAGWARCMTREFLGVRGERRGGADRLDMTVTPRRAGVDDAELVVSELVANAAQHGSSACRLRLRAGVGRLVVEVHDDNSTMPVRRNVGEAAERGRGLLLVRALADRVRVSPGRDGGKTVMAVLPVGA, encoded by the coding sequence GTGATCGGCGGCAATCGTTTCGCACAGGTCGAGTACGCGCTGCCGCGGACAGCGGCGTCGGCGGGCTGGGCACGCTGTATGACGCGTGAATTTCTCGGAGTACGGGGGGAGCGGCGAGGCGGGGCCGACCGGTTGGACATGACGGTCACGCCGAGGCGGGCCGGGGTCGACGACGCCGAACTGGTCGTCTCCGAGCTGGTGGCCAACGCGGCGCAGCACGGCAGCAGCGCGTGCCGCCTCCGGCTGCGGGCCGGTGTGGGCCGTCTGGTGGTGGAGGTGCACGACGACAACAGCACGATGCCGGTACGCAGGAACGTGGGCGAGGCGGCCGAGCGCGGGCGCGGGCTCCTCCTGGTGCGGGCCCTCGCGGACCGCGTACGGGTGAGCCCTGGCAGGGACGGCGGCAAGACGGTGATGGCAGTGCTGCCCGTCGGCGCCTGA
- a CDS encoding flotillin family protein has product MSPLLIAITGIVVLLVLIALVVVSRYKVAGPSEAFIITGRRGKKSTDPETGRVFTDNSGQKVVVGGGVFVVPFVQQKFTLELSSRHIPVAVRGAVTLRGVKAHLEGVAIVKVGGTEDSIRAAAQRFLQQQGGIVGFTQEVLSGALRSIVGRMSVEDIIRDRAAFAGQVAEEAEASLSGQGLVLDAFQIQDITTEGSYLEDLGRPEAARAKQEADIAEAVARRASEQARLKAAEEIAVAERTFALKQAEIKAETDEAAARAAAAGPLAEAARRQDVLSEQEKVAQRQAALTDRELDTQVRKPADAARYQAEQEAEARRISQVKEAEADAQRSRLTGEGEKAHRGALADAVRLEGDAEAAAIFAKGAAEAEAMQKKADAFARYGDAAVLQMLVEVLPQVVAKASEPLSAVDKMTVISTDGASSLSRTVADNVAQGVELLNSTTGLDLAKMLQGLTGGTGGTAAAGSAETREGGGAAEPVVGRGTPADSNGRVEISE; this is encoded by the coding sequence ATGTCACCTCTTCTCATCGCCATCACAGGAATCGTCGTACTCCTCGTCCTGATCGCCCTGGTGGTGGTCTCGCGCTACAAAGTGGCCGGGCCCAGCGAGGCGTTCATCATCACGGGGCGCCGGGGCAAGAAGTCCACCGACCCCGAGACCGGCCGGGTCTTCACCGACAACAGCGGCCAGAAGGTCGTCGTGGGCGGCGGCGTCTTCGTCGTCCCTTTCGTCCAGCAGAAGTTCACACTGGAGCTGTCAAGCAGGCACATCCCGGTGGCCGTACGCGGCGCGGTGACGCTGCGCGGCGTCAAGGCGCACCTGGAAGGCGTCGCGATCGTCAAGGTCGGCGGCACCGAGGATTCGATCCGTGCCGCCGCACAGCGTTTCCTCCAGCAGCAGGGCGGAATCGTCGGCTTCACCCAGGAAGTCCTCTCGGGCGCGCTGCGCTCCATCGTCGGCCGGATGTCGGTGGAGGACATCATCCGTGACCGTGCCGCCTTCGCGGGGCAGGTCGCGGAGGAGGCGGAGGCGAGCCTCTCGGGGCAGGGCCTGGTGCTCGACGCCTTCCAGATCCAGGACATCACCACCGAGGGCTCCTACCTGGAGGACCTCGGAAGGCCCGAGGCGGCGCGCGCCAAGCAGGAGGCGGACATCGCCGAGGCCGTGGCCAGGCGCGCCTCAGAACAGGCCCGCCTGAAGGCCGCGGAGGAGATCGCCGTCGCGGAACGTACCTTCGCCCTGAAGCAGGCCGAGATCAAGGCGGAGACCGACGAGGCGGCGGCGCGGGCCGCGGCTGCGGGACCGCTCGCGGAGGCCGCACGCAGGCAGGACGTCCTCTCCGAACAGGAGAAGGTGGCCCAGCGCCAGGCCGCCCTGACGGACAGGGAGCTGGACACGCAGGTCCGTAAGCCGGCGGACGCCGCCCGCTACCAGGCCGAGCAGGAGGCGGAGGCCCGCCGCATCTCCCAGGTCAAGGAGGCGGAGGCCGACGCGCAGCGCTCCAGGCTGACGGGTGAGGGCGAGAAGGCGCACCGCGGTGCGCTCGCCGACGCCGTCCGTCTTGAGGGCGACGCCGAGGCGGCGGCGATCTTCGCGAAGGGTGCGGCGGAGGCCGAGGCCATGCAGAAGAAGGCGGACGCCTTCGCGCGGTACGGCGACGCCGCCGTCCTCCAGATGCTCGTCGAGGTGCTGCCGCAGGTGGTGGCCAAGGCGTCCGAGCCGTTGAGCGCCGTGGACAAGATGACGGTGATCTCGACGGACGGGGCGAGCAGCCTCTCTCGTACGGTCGCCGACAATGTGGCCCAGGGTGTGGAGCTCCTCAACTCCACGACGGGGCTCGACCTCGCGAAGATGCTCCAGGGGCTCACGGGAGGAACCGGCGGCACGGCGGCGGCCGGGTCGGCGGAGACGCGGGAAGGCGGCGGTGCCGCGGAGCCCGTCGTGGGGCGGGGGACCCCCGCGGACTCCAACGGCAGGGTCGAGATCTCGGAGTGA
- a CDS encoding SDR family oxidoreductase — protein MRCLVTGATGYIGGRLVPELLNAGHSVRCLARTPEKLRDHPWVAETEVVRGDVTDADSVGSALAGIDVAYYLVHALGSGEDFEATDRRAARVFAERAKAAGVRRIIYLGGLTPDGVPDERLSPHLRSRAEVGRILLDSGVPTAVLRAAVIIGSGSASFEMLRYLTERLPVMVTPSWVSTRIQPLAVRDVLRYLVGCAELPADVSRTFDVGGPDVMTYRDMMQRYAVVAALPKRKIFPVPVLTPTLSSHWVGLITPVPRSIARPLAESLRYEVVCDEHDIARYVPDPEGAPLGLDQALRLALQRIKDARVTTRWSSASLPGAPSDPLPTDPDWAGGSLYTDRRERVVDASPSALWQVVEGIGGENGWYSFPLAWAVRGWLDRLVGGVGLRRGRRDAERLRVGDSLDFWRVEEIEPGELLRLRAEMLLPGLAWLELMVDRDEHGRTRYRQRALFHPHGLGGHAYWWSVAPFHGIVFGGMARNIARAAERRDAVDATAGERGGSERGGPERGGPERGGPVTA, from the coding sequence GTGCGCTGTCTGGTGACGGGGGCGACCGGATACATCGGCGGCAGGCTCGTACCCGAGCTGCTGAACGCGGGCCATTCGGTGCGCTGTCTCGCGAGAACTCCGGAGAAGCTCCGCGACCACCCGTGGGTCGCGGAGACGGAGGTAGTGCGCGGTGACGTGACGGACGCCGACTCGGTGGGCTCGGCGCTCGCCGGCATCGACGTGGCCTACTACCTGGTGCACGCCCTCGGCAGCGGCGAGGACTTCGAGGCGACGGACCGGCGCGCGGCCCGCGTCTTCGCCGAGCGGGCGAAGGCGGCGGGCGTGCGCAGGATCATCTACCTGGGCGGCCTCACCCCGGACGGCGTACCGGACGAGCGGCTCTCGCCGCATCTCCGCTCGCGCGCCGAGGTCGGGCGCATCCTGCTGGATTCCGGTGTCCCCACGGCGGTGCTGCGCGCCGCCGTCATCATCGGCTCTGGCTCCGCCTCGTTCGAGATGCTGCGCTATCTCACGGAGCGGCTGCCCGTGATGGTGACGCCGAGTTGGGTGAGTACCAGGATCCAGCCGCTCGCCGTACGGGACGTACTGCGCTATCTCGTGGGCTGCGCGGAGCTGCCGGCCGACGTGAGCAGGACGTTCGACGTCGGCGGCCCCGATGTCATGACCTACCGGGACATGATGCAGCGGTACGCGGTGGTGGCGGCGCTGCCCAAGCGCAAGATCTTCCCCGTACCGGTGCTGACACCCACCCTCTCCAGCCACTGGGTCGGCCTCATCACTCCTGTGCCCCGGTCGATCGCCCGTCCGCTCGCGGAGTCGCTGCGGTACGAAGTGGTCTGCGACGAGCACGACATCGCGCGTTACGTGCCGGACCCCGAGGGAGCCCCGCTCGGTCTCGATCAGGCGCTGCGCCTCGCGCTCCAGCGGATCAAGGACGCGCGGGTGACGACCCGCTGGTCCTCCGCGTCCCTCCCCGGCGCGCCGAGCGATCCGCTGCCGACCGACCCCGACTGGGCGGGCGGCAGCCTGTACACGGATCGCCGCGAGCGGGTCGTCGACGCCTCCCCGAGTGCGCTGTGGCAGGTCGTGGAGGGCATCGGCGGCGAGAACGGCTGGTATTCGTTCCCGCTGGCCTGGGCGGTACGCGGCTGGCTCGACCGGCTGGTGGGCGGGGTCGGGCTGCGCAGGGGCCGCAGGGACGCCGAGCGGCTGCGGGTCGGTGACTCCCTCGATTTCTGGCGTGTCGAGGAGATCGAACCGGGCGAACTCCTGCGGCTGCGCGCGGAGATGCTGCTGCCTGGGCTGGCGTGGCTGGAGCTGATGGTCGACCGCGACGAACATGGGCGCACCCGCTATCGCCAGCGCGCCCTCTTCCACCCGCACGGCCTCGGCGGGCACGCGTACTGGTGGAGCGTCGCGCCCTTCCACGGCATCGTCTTCGGCGGCATGGCCCGCAACATCGCCCGCGCGGCGGAGCGGCGGGACGCCGTCGACGCGACGGCGGGTGAGCGCGGAGGGTCTGAACGCGGGGGTCCTGAGCGCGGGGGTCCGGAGCGCGGGGGTCCGGTCACGGCCTGA
- a CDS encoding sigma-70 family RNA polymerase sigma factor produces the protein MTVTTPRARRCEPDDRALAGGVARGDEDCLATAYRRWSLLVHAMASRALGDAREAEDITQQVFLAAWRGCHRFEPERGPLVGWLVGIARHKIADALSARARRADLLAGMAAAPPSVAPPSDASLDRVVVLQELAKLAPAQRRVLRMTFYDDLTQTQIAERTGLPLGTVKSHARRGLHSLRAGLAPALDPSAETRSRHRSAPSDRDGRDGYQDPARAAGRSPAFGAAGAR, from the coding sequence ATGACGGTCACCACCCCCCGCGCCCGCCGTTGCGAACCCGACGACCGTGCGCTCGCCGGAGGGGTGGCGCGCGGCGACGAGGACTGTCTGGCGACCGCCTATCGCCGCTGGAGCCTCCTCGTCCACGCCATGGCATCCCGTGCGCTGGGCGACGCGCGCGAGGCCGAGGACATCACCCAGCAGGTCTTCCTCGCCGCGTGGCGCGGCTGCCACCGGTTCGAACCCGAGCGGGGGCCGCTGGTCGGCTGGCTGGTCGGGATCGCCCGCCACAAGATCGCCGACGCACTCTCGGCCCGCGCCAGGCGGGCGGATCTGCTCGCGGGGATGGCCGCCGCGCCGCCGTCCGTCGCGCCCCCCTCCGACGCGTCGCTGGACCGGGTCGTGGTCCTCCAGGAGCTGGCGAAGCTCGCCCCCGCGCAGCGTCGTGTCCTGCGGATGACCTTCTACGACGACCTCACCCAGACGCAGATCGCCGAACGTACGGGGCTGCCCCTGGGCACCGTCAAGAGTCACGCGCGCCGGGGGCTGCACTCCCTCCGCGCGGGGCTCGCACCCGCGCTGGACCCGTCGGCGGAAACCAGGTCGCGCCACCGGTCGGCCCCTTCCGACCGGGATGGGCGTGACGGCTACCAGGACCCGGCCCGCGCAGCGGGCCGCTCACCGGCGTTCGGGGCCGCGGGCGCCCGCTGA
- a CDS encoding baeRF3 domain-containing protein, translating to MRHTFELTPDILAALRAPRPYPAVSLLLPTHPAAIDNGDAIRLRNIVATAKKRLSEDPAVDRATLGRISGRIDEAVDSIDLSRVTEGTLLLVSCDEYEVWQLPTTPSEAVVVADTYLTRNLVSSWQHARPYWVLVLSEERSRLWRGTGDFLREITAHGFPAEPELPDPRDAEPGANFGSEPSPYREERLRQYLRDVDDKLTEAVRGGTSPVHLVGLTHVLRLYDELSRSASRLAVRVERGGADKLTAHELDKVLRPALDAYAAEGARKALDRLGEAIGQRRFAAGPDEIWQTVQEGRVQLLLVEDHFQVSAVPGTTHLSPAASPEDPAVEDDIVDTLVETALGTGAEVLFVEDDTLAEHGRVAAVLRY from the coding sequence GTGCGACACACCTTCGAGCTGACCCCGGACATCCTGGCCGCGCTGCGGGCTCCGCGCCCCTACCCCGCCGTGTCACTGCTGCTTCCCACGCATCCGGCGGCCATCGACAACGGCGACGCGATCAGGTTGCGCAACATCGTCGCCACGGCCAAGAAGCGGCTGAGCGAGGACCCGGCGGTGGACCGGGCCACGCTCGGCCGTATCAGCGGGCGGATCGACGAGGCGGTGGACTCCATCGACCTGTCGCGGGTCACGGAAGGCACGCTGCTGCTCGTCTCCTGCGACGAGTACGAGGTGTGGCAGCTCCCCACCACACCGTCCGAGGCCGTCGTCGTGGCGGACACGTATCTGACCCGTAATCTCGTCTCGTCGTGGCAGCACGCCAGGCCGTACTGGGTGCTCGTCCTGTCGGAGGAGCGCAGCAGGCTGTGGCGCGGCACCGGCGACTTCCTGCGGGAGATCACGGCCCACGGTTTCCCCGCGGAACCCGAACTTCCCGATCCGCGGGACGCGGAGCCCGGGGCCAACTTCGGCAGTGAGCCCAGCCCCTACCGTGAGGAGCGGCTGCGGCAGTATCTGCGCGATGTGGACGACAAGCTCACCGAGGCGGTCCGTGGCGGCACGTCCCCCGTGCATCTCGTGGGGCTCACCCACGTCCTGCGTCTCTATGACGAGTTGTCCCGCAGCGCGAGCCGTCTGGCGGTGCGGGTGGAGCGCGGAGGCGCCGACAAGCTCACCGCGCACGAACTCGACAAGGTGTTGCGCCCGGCGCTCGACGCGTACGCGGCGGAGGGCGCGCGCAAGGCGCTCGACCGGCTGGGTGAGGCGATCGGCCAGCGCAGGTTCGCCGCAGGGCCCGACGAGATCTGGCAGACGGTGCAGGAGGGGCGGGTGCAACTGCTGCTGGTCGAGGACCACTTCCAGGTGTCCGCCGTCCCGGGGACCACCCACCTCTCGCCCGCTGCCTCGCCCGAGGATCCCGCCGTGGAGGACGACATCGTGGACACCCTCGTGGAGACGGCGCTCGGGACGGGCGCCGAGGTGCTGTTCGTCGAGGACGACACCCTGGCCGAGCACGGGC